One genomic region from Knoellia sp. p5-6-4 encodes:
- the yidD gene encoding membrane protein insertion efficiency factor YidD, with product MKTLQKVLAAPLVGLILFYQRVISPMTPPTCRYYPSCSQYALTAIRRFGPLKGTWLAVRRLLRCHPWTPGGVDHVPPAPPAPAAR from the coding sequence ATGAAGACCCTCCAGAAGGTGCTCGCGGCGCCGCTGGTCGGGCTCATCCTCTTCTACCAGCGGGTCATCTCGCCGATGACCCCGCCCACGTGCCGGTACTACCCGTCGTGCTCCCAGTACGCCCTCACTGCCATCCGGCGGTTCGGTCCCCTGAAGGGAACCTGGCTGGCCGTCAGGAGGTTGCTGAGGTGCCACCCCTGGACACCGGGTGGCGTCGACCACGTCCCGCCCGCCCCGCCCGCCCCGGCCGCCCGCTGA
- a CDS encoding ParA family protein encodes MHNRETTAVATPDTHHQGDALAAEEALAAVVSRETDERTELASALPAAGADTPLAQAVAEDARKRIALSGRVFPKPTMTRVMTVANQKGGVGKTTTTVNVAAALAQAGLTVLVIDIDPQGNASTALGIEHHAEVPSIYDVLVDGTPISEVVQECPDVSGLFCAPATIDLAGAEIELVSMVARETRLQKAIAAYIASADELGHAVPDYVFVDCPPSLGLLTVNAFVAADEVFIPIQCEYYALEGLSQLLKNIELIKNHLNPTLHVSTILLTMYDGRTRLSAQVAEEVRAHFPQQVLRTSVPRSVRISEAPSHGQTVMTYDPNSSGALSYLEAASELADRGVAARAS; translated from the coding sequence ATGCACAACAGGGAGACCACGGCTGTCGCCACTCCTGACACCCACCACCAGGGGGACGCGCTGGCTGCGGAAGAGGCACTGGCTGCAGTAGTTTCACGTGAAACAGATGAGCGCACCGAGCTCGCCTCGGCCCTTCCTGCGGCCGGCGCCGACACTCCGTTGGCCCAAGCGGTGGCGGAGGACGCCCGCAAGCGGATCGCCCTGAGTGGGCGAGTCTTCCCCAAGCCGACCATGACCCGGGTCATGACGGTGGCGAACCAGAAGGGCGGCGTGGGTAAGACGACCACCACGGTCAACGTCGCCGCGGCACTGGCCCAGGCTGGGCTCACCGTGCTGGTCATCGACATCGACCCACAGGGCAACGCCAGCACGGCGCTGGGTATCGAGCACCACGCCGAGGTGCCGAGCATCTACGACGTGCTCGTCGACGGGACCCCGATCAGTGAGGTCGTGCAGGAGTGCCCGGACGTCTCGGGCCTGTTCTGTGCGCCGGCCACGATCGACCTCGCCGGCGCCGAGATCGAGCTCGTGTCGATGGTGGCCCGCGAGACGCGTCTGCAGAAGGCGATCGCTGCTTACATCGCGTCTGCCGACGAGCTGGGCCACGCGGTTCCGGACTACGTGTTCGTCGACTGCCCCCCGAGCCTGGGACTGCTCACGGTGAACGCCTTCGTGGCGGCGGATGAGGTGTTCATCCCCATCCAGTGTGAGTACTACGCGCTCGAGGGCCTCTCGCAGCTGCTCAAGAACATCGAGCTGATCAAGAACCACCTGAACCCCACGCTGCATGTCTCGACGATCCTGCTGACGATGTACGACGGTCGCACCCGCCTCTCGGCGCAGGTGGCGGAGGAGGTGCGGGCGCACTTCCCCCAGCAGGTGCTGCGCACCTCCGTGCCGCGCTCGGTCCGGATCTCCGAGGCGCCCAGCCATGGCCAGACGGTCATGACGTACGACCCCAACAGCAGCGGGGCCCTCTCGTACCTCGAGGCCGCCAGCGAACTCGCGGACCGCGGCGTGGCCGCGCGCGCCTCATGA
- the dnaA gene encoding chromosomal replication initiator protein DnaA → MADADLNYGQVWQNTLSALDADGIPAQQRAFLSLARLVGLLDGTALLAVPNEFTKDVVETRVREQVTRALSSQLGSDVRLAVTVDSSLDLDHVEPTTGLVPQPLTIGQDPVAPPHQAVQSLPPMPDPENLAARRPRPEDSISVTEAEATRLNPKYTFDTFVIGASNRFAHAAAVAVAEAPAKAYNPLFVYGESGLGKTHLLHAIGHYARNLYPHVKVRYVNSEEFTNDFINSIRDDKASNFQRRYRDVDVLLIDDIQFLQGKVQTQEEFFHTFNTLHNANKQVVITSDLPPKLLSGFEERMRSRFEWGLLTDVQPPDLETRIAILRKKAIQERMSAPDEVLEFIASRISTNIRELEGALIRVTAFASLNRQSVDMGLAEIVLKDLIPNEQGSQITSATIMAQTAAYFGLSIDDLCGSSRSRVLVTARQIAMYLCRELTDLSLPKIGQQFGGRDHTTVMHADRKIRELMGERRAIYNQVTELTNRIKQQSR, encoded by the coding sequence GTGGCTGACGCCGATCTGAACTACGGTCAGGTCTGGCAGAACACCCTCTCGGCGCTCGATGCGGACGGCATCCCCGCCCAGCAGCGCGCCTTCCTCAGCCTCGCCCGCCTGGTGGGTCTGCTCGACGGCACCGCCCTGCTGGCCGTGCCCAACGAGTTCACCAAGGACGTCGTCGAGACCCGGGTCCGCGAGCAGGTCACCCGGGCCCTGTCCTCCCAGCTCGGCAGCGACGTGCGCCTCGCGGTGACCGTGGACTCCTCGCTGGACCTCGACCACGTCGAGCCGACGACCGGCCTGGTGCCGCAGCCGTTGACGATCGGGCAGGACCCGGTGGCCCCACCGCACCAGGCCGTGCAGTCCCTGCCCCCGATGCCGGACCCGGAGAACCTTGCGGCCCGCCGGCCCCGGCCCGAGGACAGCATCTCGGTCACCGAGGCCGAGGCGACCCGGCTGAACCCGAAGTACACCTTCGACACCTTCGTCATCGGGGCCAGCAACCGGTTCGCCCACGCGGCGGCGGTGGCCGTGGCCGAGGCGCCGGCCAAGGCCTACAACCCGCTGTTCGTCTACGGCGAGTCCGGTCTGGGCAAGACCCACCTGCTGCACGCCATCGGCCACTACGCGCGCAACCTCTACCCCCACGTCAAGGTGCGCTACGTGAACTCCGAGGAGTTCACCAACGACTTCATCAACAGCATCCGCGACGACAAGGCGAGCAACTTCCAGCGCCGCTACCGCGACGTCGACGTGCTGCTCATCGACGACATCCAGTTCCTCCAGGGCAAGGTCCAGACCCAGGAGGAGTTCTTCCACACCTTCAACACGCTGCACAACGCCAACAAGCAGGTGGTCATCACCAGCGACCTGCCCCCCAAGCTGCTCTCCGGCTTCGAGGAGCGCATGCGCAGCCGCTTCGAGTGGGGCCTGCTCACCGACGTCCAGCCCCCCGACCTCGAGACCCGCATCGCGATCCTGCGCAAGAAGGCGATCCAGGAGCGGATGAGCGCGCCCGACGAGGTGCTCGAGTTCATCGCCTCGCGCATCTCGACCAACATCCGCGAGCTCGAGGGCGCCCTCATCCGGGTGACCGCCTTCGCGAGCCTCAACCGCCAGAGCGTCGACATGGGCCTGGCCGAGATCGTGCTCAAGGACCTCATCCCCAACGAGCAGGGCAGCCAGATCACCAGCGCGACGATCATGGCGCAGACCGCGGCCTACTTCGGCCTCAGCATCGACGACCTGTGCGGCTCGTCCCGCTCCCGCGTGCTGGTCACCGCCCGGCAGATCGCGATGTACCTCTGCCGCGAGCTCACCGACCTGTCGCTGCCGAAGATCGGGCAGCAGTTCGGCGGCCGCGACCACACCACGGTGATGCACGCCGACCGCAAGATCCGCGAGCTCATGGGCGAGCGGCGCGCGATCTACAACCAGGTCACCGAGCTGACCAACCGCATCAAGCAGCAGTCGCGCTGA
- the rsmG gene encoding 16S rRNA (guanine(527)-N(7))-methyltransferase RsmG — translation MTHRSATEREQEEPSAGLPAAPPAAASIFGGRLPLAERFAAVLADTGVSHGLIGPREVPRLWDRHILNCAVAHEAFPESTTVIDVGSGAGLPGLALAVARPDLQIHLVEPMLRRTNWLNATVESLGLDNCTVHRGRAEEFRGRLSAPYATARAVARIDKLARWTFPMLETDGVLVALKGDQAAQELAEEREVLAKLGMVHADIRTYGAGLLEVPTVTMELTIGANTQGVSRVPRKAKKRPSARSKKAGDAVRETRRTRHTES, via the coding sequence ATGACGCACCGTTCCGCCACTGAGCGCGAGCAGGAGGAGCCGTCGGCAGGTCTGCCGGCGGCTCCTCCTGCTGCGGCCTCCATCTTCGGCGGCCGACTCCCGCTGGCCGAGCGCTTCGCCGCCGTGCTCGCCGACACCGGGGTCAGTCACGGCCTGATCGGGCCCCGGGAGGTGCCGCGCCTGTGGGATCGCCACATCCTGAACTGCGCCGTCGCCCACGAGGCATTCCCGGAGTCGACGACGGTGATCGACGTGGGCTCCGGCGCCGGCCTCCCCGGCCTGGCCCTTGCGGTGGCCCGTCCGGATCTGCAGATCCATCTCGTGGAGCCGATGCTGCGCCGGACGAACTGGCTCAATGCGACGGTCGAATCCCTCGGGCTCGACAACTGCACGGTCCACCGTGGTCGGGCGGAGGAGTTCCGGGGCCGCCTCAGCGCTCCCTACGCGACGGCGCGGGCAGTCGCGCGGATCGACAAGCTCGCCCGCTGGACCTTCCCGATGCTGGAGACTGACGGGGTTCTCGTCGCCCTCAAGGGAGACCAGGCAGCGCAGGAGCTCGCGGAGGAGCGGGAGGTGCTGGCCAAGCTGGGGATGGTGCACGCCGACATCCGTACCTATGGGGCCGGACTCCTTGAGGTGCCGACCGTGACCATGGAGCTCACCATCGGCGCGAACACCCAGGGGGTGTCGCGTGTCCCGAGGAAGGCAAAGAAGCGACCCTCGGCCCGGTCGAAGAAGGCAGGAGACGCGGTCCGCGAGACCCGTCGGACACGGCACACCGAGAGCTGA
- the yidC gene encoding membrane protein insertase YidC, with protein sequence MDFFTKLIYPFEWLVAWILYGWHSFFDAIGLDPASGAAWVLSIIGLVVVMRAAMIPLFVRQIHASRRMQLIQPEMQKIQAKYKGKTDPDSRQAMTQETMDLYKRTGTNPFSSCMPILIQSPFFFGLFRVLNGLESIATGKTEPIGPITQDVAAQAEQSTFLGAQLSDTFMSADSTATYIVTVLLILLMSATTFTTQHQLMRKNMPASALDNPFAKQQKVLLYLMPIFFAISGINFPIGVLIYWTVTNIWSMVQQFYVIRRMPAPGSPAEKALHERRAKRGKPVKELTVKGLEDTSAPADEAAPQKTSGQRQQPKRSKKRKAGGAQTRPSQGGGSPAKPAPSPEK encoded by the coding sequence ATGGACTTCTTCACCAAGTTGATCTACCCGTTCGAGTGGCTCGTGGCCTGGATCCTCTACGGGTGGCACTCGTTCTTCGACGCGATCGGCCTCGACCCGGCATCGGGTGCCGCCTGGGTGCTCTCCATCATCGGTCTCGTGGTGGTCATGCGCGCCGCGATGATCCCGCTGTTCGTCCGCCAGATCCACGCCTCGCGCCGGATGCAGCTCATTCAGCCCGAGATGCAGAAGATCCAGGCGAAGTACAAGGGCAAGACCGACCCGGACTCCCGTCAGGCCATGACGCAGGAGACCATGGACCTCTACAAGAGGACCGGCACCAACCCCTTCTCGTCGTGCATGCCGATTCTCATCCAGTCGCCGTTCTTCTTCGGGCTCTTCCGGGTGCTCAACGGCCTGGAGTCGATCGCCACCGGGAAGACGGAGCCGATCGGCCCGATCACCCAGGACGTCGCCGCGCAGGCGGAGCAGTCGACCTTCCTGGGCGCACAGCTCTCCGACACGTTCATGAGCGCCGACAGCACGGCCACCTACATCGTCACCGTGCTGCTCATCCTCCTGATGTCGGCGACCACCTTCACCACCCAGCACCAGCTGATGCGCAAGAACATGCCAGCGTCGGCGCTCGACAACCCCTTCGCCAAGCAGCAGAAGGTGCTGCTGTACCTGATGCCGATCTTCTTCGCGATCTCCGGCATCAACTTCCCGATCGGTGTCCTCATCTACTGGACGGTGACCAACATCTGGTCGATGGTCCAGCAGTTCTACGTGATCCGCCGTATGCCGGCGCCGGGCTCGCCGGCGGAGAAGGCGCTGCACGAGCGGCGCGCCAAGCGCGGCAAGCCGGTGAAGGAGCTCACGGTCAAGGGACTCGAGGACACGTCGGCACCGGCGGATGAAGCAGCCCCGCAGAAGACCTCCGGCCAGCGCCAGCAGCCCAAGCGGTCCAAGAAGCGCAAGGCTGGTGGCGCCCAGACCCGGCCGAGCCAGGGCGGCGGGTCGCCGGCCAAGCCGGCACCGAGTCCCGAGAAGTAA
- the rnpA gene encoding ribonuclease P protein component, which produces MLPAQHRLRHSADFAAAVRASGGARSGSRLIVVHANQTDARAGLPPRVGFVVSKAVGPAVVRNLTKRRLRALVHQRLDRIPTGTDLVIRANPPAAQADSQQLADDLDLLLARVLKRLTAASPTGGAA; this is translated from the coding sequence GTGCTGCCCGCGCAGCACCGGCTGCGTCACAGCGCCGACTTCGCGGCAGCGGTCCGAGCATCAGGGGGAGCACGATCGGGCTCCCGCCTCATCGTGGTTCACGCCAACCAGACCGACGCGCGTGCGGGTCTCCCGCCGCGGGTCGGTTTTGTTGTCTCCAAGGCGGTCGGTCCGGCCGTGGTCCGCAACCTCACCAAGCGCCGCCTGCGTGCCCTGGTGCACCAGCGCCTGGACCGCATCCCCACCGGCACCGACCTCGTGATTCGGGCGAATCCCCCTGCAGCACAAGCTGATTCGCAGCAACTGGCGGATGACCTCGACCTGCTCCTGGCTCGAGTGCTGAAGCGCCTCACGGCCGCCTCCCCGACAGGCGGGGCGGCATGA
- the dnaN gene encoding DNA polymerase III subunit beta, which yields MKFRVEREVLADAVTWVARGLPARPPVPVLAGVLIEANEEGSLTLSAFDYEVSAKVTVPADVSEPGRVLVLGRLLAEISRNLPNRPIDVTTEGNKVAVTCGSSRFSLLMMPSEDYPTLPTSPAPTGTIAGDVFTKAVAQVSIAADRGDTLPILTGVRVEIDGEKMTLLATDRYRLAMRELTWNPEATDANHVALIPARTLSETAKALGAAGSIEVALGGSAGGDGLVGFEAGQRRTTTRLLDGEYPKVTSIFPTSVDTEAVVKTAELVEAVKRVSLVAERNTPVRLRFTEGQVAIEAGTGDDAQASEAVEATLTGPEIEIAFNPQFLLDGLGVVGTEFSRLSFTQPSRPAVLSGQAELEGEADTSYRYVLMPVRFAS from the coding sequence GTGAAGTTCCGGGTCGAACGTGAGGTCCTCGCCGATGCCGTGACCTGGGTGGCTCGGGGCCTGCCTGCCCGCCCGCCCGTGCCCGTCCTGGCCGGCGTGCTCATCGAGGCCAACGAGGAGGGCAGCCTCACCCTGTCGGCGTTCGACTACGAGGTCTCCGCCAAGGTCACCGTGCCCGCCGACGTGTCCGAGCCCGGCCGGGTGCTCGTGCTCGGACGCCTCCTGGCCGAGATCTCGCGCAACCTGCCCAACCGCCCGATCGACGTCACCACCGAGGGCAACAAGGTCGCCGTCACCTGTGGCTCGTCGCGGTTCAGCCTGCTCATGATGCCGTCGGAGGACTACCCCACCCTCCCGACCTCGCCCGCCCCGACCGGCACCATCGCCGGCGACGTCTTCACCAAGGCGGTCGCCCAGGTCTCCATCGCGGCCGACCGCGGCGACACCCTGCCCATCCTCACCGGAGTCCGGGTCGAGATCGACGGCGAGAAGATGACGCTGCTCGCCACCGACCGCTACCGCCTCGCGATGCGCGAGCTGACCTGGAACCCCGAGGCCACCGACGCCAACCACGTGGCGCTCATCCCGGCCCGCACCCTCTCCGAGACCGCCAAGGCCCTCGGCGCGGCGGGCTCCATCGAGGTCGCGCTCGGCGGCTCGGCCGGCGGTGACGGGCTGGTGGGCTTCGAGGCCGGGCAGCGCCGCACCACCACCCGGCTGCTCGACGGCGAGTACCCCAAGGTCACCTCGATCTTCCCGACCAGCGTCGACACCGAGGCCGTCGTCAAGACCGCCGAGCTCGTCGAGGCGGTCAAGCGTGTATCCCTCGTGGCCGAGCGCAACACCCCGGTGCGGCTGCGGTTCACCGAGGGCCAGGTCGCCATCGAGGCGGGCACCGGTGACGACGCCCAGGCCTCCGAGGCGGTCGAGGCCACGCTGACCGGTCCCGAGATCGAGATCGCGTTCAACCCCCAGTTCCTGCTCGACGGCCTCGGGGTGGTGGGCACCGAGTTCTCGCGCCTGTCCTTCACCCAGCCGTCCCGCCCGGCGGTCCTCTCCGGCCAGGCCGAGCTCGAGGGCGAGGCCGACACCTCGTACCGATACGTGCTCATGCCCGTGCGCTTCGCGAGCTGA
- a CDS encoding NAD-dependent epimerase/dehydratase family protein: MGRFVVLGAGAVGQGTARELAGAGHEVQVVSRSGRGPQVAGVTAVAADAGDVDRLTTLASGASAIVNALNPPKYTTWEKDWPPLAAAALTAAERTGAGLVTVNNLYAYGQVDGPMTETTPLQPNGHKGALRARMWKAALEAHRAGRVRASELRASDYTGPGVGAQSLLNSMVVSPALRGRPVWLVMGGPDVPHTWTDVRDTARLAAVLATDDRSWGQAWHVPSAEPRTVREVVADVARVCGRAPKAVHGIPRGLVTALGAVVPLMRELRETRHQFERPFVLDSSHTQGIFGLRPTPWEQTVKETVDYLSATAA, encoded by the coding sequence ATGGGTCGTTTCGTGGTCCTGGGGGCAGGGGCAGTCGGGCAGGGGACGGCGCGCGAGCTCGCCGGCGCCGGCCACGAGGTGCAGGTCGTGTCGAGGTCCGGGCGCGGCCCGCAGGTGGCGGGCGTCACCGCCGTCGCCGCTGACGCGGGCGACGTCGACCGCCTGACCACCCTGGCATCCGGCGCCTCGGCCATCGTCAACGCGCTCAACCCCCCGAAGTACACGACCTGGGAGAAGGACTGGCCGCCGCTGGCCGCCGCCGCCCTCACCGCGGCCGAGCGCACCGGCGCCGGGCTGGTGACGGTCAACAACCTCTATGCCTACGGCCAGGTCGACGGGCCCATGACCGAGACGACGCCGCTGCAGCCCAACGGTCACAAGGGTGCGCTGAGGGCACGGATGTGGAAAGCGGCCCTCGAGGCACACCGGGCAGGACGGGTGCGCGCGAGCGAGCTGCGGGCGTCGGACTACACCGGTCCCGGGGTCGGGGCGCAGAGCCTGCTGAACTCGATGGTCGTCTCGCCCGCGCTCAGGGGCCGTCCGGTCTGGCTGGTCATGGGCGGCCCGGACGTGCCGCACACCTGGACCGACGTGCGCGACACCGCCCGGCTGGCGGCGGTGCTCGCCACGGACGACCGGTCATGGGGACAGGCCTGGCACGTGCCCAGCGCCGAGCCGCGCACGGTGCGGGAGGTCGTCGCCGACGTGGCGCGGGTCTGCGGCCGCGCACCGAAGGCCGTGCACGGCATACCGCGCGGGCTGGTCACGGCGCTGGGAGCCGTCGTGCCGCTGATGAGGGAGCTGCGCGAGACCCGGCACCAGTTCGAGCGACCCTTCGTGCTCGACTCCAGCCACACGCAGGGCATCTTCGGCCTGCGCCCCACCCCGTGGGAGCAGACCGTGAAGGAGACGGTCGACTACCTCAGCGCGACTGCTGCTTGA
- a CDS encoding R3H domain-containing nucleic acid-binding protein, translated as MSDQTDSQTQEQGTEQDGQAPTLEGTVDSHASVPTGSAADVADSLESVQSTESASEAGAAQARGGRRQVADLEREGEVAADFLETLLDIADLDGDIDVDVDGDRAAVAIVDSEEGRVPRRLVGSDGKVLEALQELTRLAVQSATGERSRLLLDVAGHRAERRAELVGIAREAVAEVRASGEKKSLSPMSAFERKVVHDEVLAAGLASESEGTEPHRRVVVLPA; from the coding sequence ATGAGCGACCAGACCGATTCCCAGACCCAGGAACAGGGCACGGAGCAGGACGGGCAGGCCCCCACGCTCGAAGGCACCGTGGACTCGCACGCATCGGTCCCGACGGGGTCCGCGGCAGACGTTGCCGACTCGCTGGAGTCCGTGCAGTCGACCGAGTCCGCCAGCGAGGCCGGGGCGGCCCAGGCACGCGGCGGCCGTCGCCAGGTGGCGGACCTCGAGCGCGAGGGTGAGGTCGCGGCCGACTTCCTCGAGACGCTGCTCGACATCGCGGACCTCGACGGCGACATCGACGTCGACGTGGACGGCGACCGCGCCGCCGTCGCCATCGTGGACTCGGAGGAGGGGCGTGTGCCCCGCCGGCTCGTCGGCTCCGACGGCAAGGTCCTCGAAGCGCTGCAGGAGCTGACCCGCCTGGCGGTGCAGTCCGCGACCGGCGAGCGGAGCCGACTGCTGCTCGACGTCGCCGGTCACCGCGCCGAGCGTCGAGCCGAGCTGGTCGGCATCGCCCGCGAGGCGGTCGCCGAGGTGCGCGCCTCTGGGGAGAAGAAGTCCCTGTCGCCGATGAGCGCCTTTGAGCGCAAGGTGGTGCACGACGAGGTCCTCGCGGCCGGTCTCGCCTCGGAGTCCGAGGGCACCGAGCCGCACCGGCGCGTCGTTGTCCTCCCGGCCTGA
- a CDS encoding TetR/AcrR family transcriptional regulator: MARVDGIRARNRAATEEEILRVARVELRRHGAAALSVRAVAREMGMAPSALYRYIKDRDDLLTLLIVAAYTSLGAEVHGAHDAVEPADLDGRWRAVGHGLRDWARAHPHEYALVYGSPVPDYRAPAEQTNEPGTRVQALLVRLLADARREGRLSDAAATFAPGSGQLADAAAGHLLDDPFFAGADLDGRALMAGLAAWTLLLGTVTTELFEQMGDTIADRDAYFAYMLDVAGRLVLSPAPTTVHS; the protein is encoded by the coding sequence ATGGCGCGAGTCGACGGCATACGGGCGCGGAACCGGGCTGCGACCGAGGAGGAGATCCTGCGGGTCGCTCGGGTGGAGCTGCGCCGGCACGGCGCGGCGGCCCTGTCCGTGCGCGCCGTGGCTCGCGAGATGGGGATGGCCCCTTCCGCCCTCTACCGCTACATCAAGGACCGCGACGACCTGCTCACCCTGCTCATCGTCGCTGCGTACACCTCGCTGGGCGCCGAGGTGCACGGAGCCCACGACGCCGTGGAGCCCGCCGACCTCGACGGCAGGTGGCGGGCGGTCGGCCACGGCCTGCGCGACTGGGCCAGGGCGCACCCCCACGAGTACGCCCTCGTCTACGGCTCACCGGTGCCGGACTACCGGGCCCCGGCCGAGCAGACCAACGAGCCCGGCACCCGGGTCCAGGCGCTGCTCGTGAGGCTGCTGGCCGACGCGCGGCGCGAGGGCCGGCTCAGCGACGCGGCCGCGACCTTCGCCCCGGGCTCGGGACAGCTCGCCGACGCGGCCGCCGGGCACCTGCTCGACGACCCGTTCTTCGCCGGAGCGGACCTCGACGGCCGGGCGCTGATGGCCGGGTTGGCCGCGTGGACGCTGCTCCTGGGCACGGTCACGACCGAGCTGTTCGAGCAGATGGGAGACACGATCGCCGATCGGGACGCCTATTTCGCCTACATGCTCGACGTCGCCGGCCGGCTGGTCCTCAGCCCCGCACCGACGACTGTCCACAGCTGA
- the gnd gene encoding phosphogluconate dehydrogenase (NAD(+)-dependent, decarboxylating): protein MQLGLIGLGKMGGNMRERLRRAGHEVIGFDRNPDVSDVRSMAAMVKKLEAPRVVWVMVPSGDPTRETVAKLADLLDKGDLVIDGGNSRFTDDFENEKLLKAKGIGYLDCGVSGGIWGLDNGYGLMVGGTAANVRRAMPIFDALRPEGPREEGFVHAGKVGAGHYCKMVHNGIEYGLMAAYAEGYELLEAKDIVTDVPGAFKAWTRGTVVRSWLLDLLVKALEEDAHLEDVSGYTADSGEGRWTVEEAIANSVPMPVISASLFARFASRQDESPTMKAVAALRGQFGGHEVMRVEEGKALRRGEAPKGVKETRAKTRKAEQPTKSATKAAAKGRAAADAGPSSGSGETS, encoded by the coding sequence ATGCAGCTGGGTCTGATCGGTCTGGGCAAGATGGGTGGCAACATGCGCGAGCGGCTGCGCCGCGCGGGCCACGAGGTCATCGGCTTCGACCGCAACCCCGACGTCTCGGACGTGCGGAGCATGGCGGCCATGGTCAAGAAGCTCGAGGCGCCCCGTGTCGTCTGGGTGATGGTGCCCTCGGGTGACCCCACCCGCGAGACCGTGGCAAAGCTCGCCGACCTGCTCGACAAGGGCGACCTCGTGATCGACGGCGGCAACAGCCGGTTCACCGACGACTTCGAGAACGAGAAGCTCCTCAAGGCCAAGGGCATCGGCTACCTCGACTGCGGCGTCTCCGGTGGGATCTGGGGTTTGGACAACGGCTACGGCCTCATGGTCGGGGGCACCGCGGCCAACGTGCGGCGGGCCATGCCGATCTTCGACGCGCTGCGCCCCGAGGGTCCCCGCGAGGAGGGCTTCGTCCACGCCGGCAAGGTGGGTGCGGGCCACTACTGCAAGATGGTGCACAACGGCATCGAGTACGGGCTGATGGCCGCCTACGCCGAGGGCTACGAGCTGCTCGAGGCCAAGGACATCGTCACCGACGTCCCGGGTGCCTTCAAGGCCTGGACCCGGGGCACCGTCGTGCGCTCCTGGCTGCTCGACCTGCTGGTCAAGGCACTGGAGGAGGACGCCCACCTCGAGGACGTCTCCGGCTACACCGCCGACTCCGGCGAGGGCCGCTGGACCGTCGAGGAGGCCATCGCCAACTCGGTGCCGATGCCGGTCATCTCCGCCTCCCTGTTCGCCCGGTTCGCCTCGCGCCAGGACGAGTCCCCCACCATGAAGGCCGTCGCCGCGCTGCGCGGCCAGTTCGGTGGCCACGAGGTCATGCGTGTCGAGGAGGGCAAGGCCCTGCGTCGGGGCGAGGCGCCCAAGGGCGTCAAGGAGACCCGCGCCAAGACGCGCAAGGCGGAGCAGCCCACGAAGAGCGCCACGAAGGCCGCCGCCAAGGGTCGCGCCGCCGCCGACGCCGGTCCGTCGTCGGGCAGCGGCGAGACGTCCTGA
- the rpmH gene encoding 50S ribosomal protein L34: protein MSKRTFQPNNRRRAKTHGFRLRMRTRAGRAILAARRRKGRSELSA from the coding sequence GTGAGCAAGCGTACTTTCCAGCCGAACAACCGCCGCCGGGCCAAGACCCATGGTTTCCGCCTGCGCATGCGCACCCGCGCTGGCCGCGCCATCCTGGCCGCCCGTCGCCGCAAGGGCCGCTCCGAGCTCTCCGCCTGA